The Osmia lignaria lignaria isolate PbOS001 chromosome 14, iyOsmLign1, whole genome shotgun sequence genome has a window encoding:
- the LOC117607336 gene encoding cell division cycle and apoptosis regulator protein 1 isoform X1 yields the protein MSNLSPFGGGKNPPWVRNAGQGIQNIQQQMLGQAMGSIGGQPMVQYQQQTQQVYQQSLGLQQPNITMASMATLGSNLPSGIAGQLYPQVATVSYPPPRALNTNAFQPSVAGVPQQVQQNVPSSSTKQRVFTGTVTQVYDNFGFVDEDVFFQTNACVKGSNPVVGDRVLVEASYNPSMPFKWSATRIQVLPMGNNNSNTNTQQSNQTSRQQQQQQQPQQSRTSGTYNAVPPPAENANNRFATSATSANTASNRNKIGRVRERSPRERKNEEEEIERKRRREERIREREKKEERSPSRTRRSKSPRPRRRTRVVPRYMVQIPKIALDLPEADVLEIRRRYQNMYIPSDFFSTNFRWVDAFPPHMPFTLNKPCSFHVMHKDIDPCTENTAVLEPSDADYLFSAKVMLISMPAMEEIYKRCCGVSEDRDPDRDYVHPTRLINFLVGLRGKNETMAIGGPWSPSLDGPNPEKDPSVLIRTAVRTCKALTGIDLSSCTQWYRFLELYYRRAETTHKSGRVVPSRVETVILFLPDVWSCVPTKLEWDGLQLSYKKQLERKLLRTTSSPDDSDAANDTDEAAVADQKEDPVPEKKDPTHYSELDPKSMNVNELRQELAARNLNCKGLKSQLLARLTKAATLEQAKEEGRQDDIEENEKDVSPSPKEEEDKKFRDKDHDEDRRKLCERERIALEKRYTLPESSHIIVHPSRMAKSGKFDCTVMSLSVLLDYRPEDTKEHSFEVSLFAELFNEMLMRDFGFRIYRALCSLPEKPKEKDEDKKKDKKDDKRDEKKDDKRKDDDKRCRKDERKDEKRREGSKDKKDEKDAKSKTDDRDRDKEKNDDDDDDEEDESDDDDSVKDGRRDRDKDGRKRKTKLYTHDPYLLLSFVYFDQTHCGYIFDKDIEELIYTLGLNLSRAQVRKLVQKVVTRDSLHYRKLTDRSRDDDPKEEKKDDKETDKNDSAKEDYEEDILRSLALGNKKLLPVFVGSGPPSKRARREDSLADQSEESTIPEGFVMYKGSLVDVEKLVSQLKRSEKARLDTEERMMELQHELSIVNEKSAKQTNNIKALSEDLKIYKDKLRNTDEKLKKVSAECLSYLTAVKNMYHIAAKMMQSDTKKVEIVEIQDEKVGEVNGSEIETKFKTDTRWGDNKVPIKKEFIETDKDKKCDNKISIKKEITEIDKEKK from the exons atgagTAATCTTTCGCCATTTGGAGGTGGTAAAAACCCACCGTGGGTTCGTAATGCAG GACAGGGAATTCAAAATATTCAACAACAAATGTTAGGTCAAGCAATGGGTAGTATAGGTGGACAGCCTATGGTTCAATATCAGCAACAAACTCAACAAGTTTATCAGCAAAGTTTAGGATTGCAACAG ccCAATATAACAATGGCTTCAATGGCAACCCTTGGATCAAACTTACCATCCGGTATAGCTGGACAATTGTATCCACAAGTTGCCACTGTTTCTTATCCACCGCCAAGAGCATTAAACACAAATGCATTTCAACCATCTGTTGCTGGTGTACCGCAACAAGTACAACAAAATGTACCTTCATCGTCTACTAAGCAGAGAGTATTTACTGGCACGGTGACTCAAGTATATGATAATTTCGGTTTCGTAGATGAAGATGTGTTCTTTCAAACAAa tgcATGCGTCAAAGGATCCAACCCAGTTGTTGGTGATCGGGTACTTGTAGAAGCGTCGTACAATCCATCTATGCCATTTAAATGGAGCGCTACTAGGATACAAGTACTCCCTATGGGAAACAATAACAGTAATACTAACACGCAACAAAGTAATCAAACCTCTCgtcaacagcagcaacagcaacagccgcAACAAAGTCGTACCTCAGGAACCTATAATGCTGTGCCTCCGCCTGCTGAAAATGCTAATAATAG ATTTGCAACTAGCGCGACGAGTGCCAATACAGCTAGTAATCGTAATAAAATTGGAAGAGTAAGAGAAAGATCTCCTCGTGAACGAAAAAATGAAGAGGAAGAGATTGAACGAAAGAGACGCCGCGAGGAAAGAATCagagaacgcgagaaaaagGAGGAACGTAGTCCATCGAGAACTAGAAGAAGTAAATCTCCAAGACCACGGCGACGTACTAGAGTTGTACCACGTTACATGGTACAAATACCGAAAATAGCTCTCGATCT ACCTGAAGCAGATGTACTTGAGATAAGGAGACGTTACCAGAATATGTATATTCCTAGTGACTTCTTTTCTACTAATTTCCGATGGGTTGACGCCTTTCCACCGCATATGCCATTTACTCTTAATAAACCATGCTCTTTTCATGTGATGCATAAGGACATTGATCCTTGCACTGAAAATACAGCGGTGTTAGAACCTTCGGATGCCGATTATCTCTTCTCTGCGAAG GTTATGCTGATATCTATGCCTGCCATGGAAGAGATATATAAACGATGTTGCGGTGTATCCGAGGATAGAGATCCAGATCGTGATTATGTACATCCTACacgtttaataaatttcttgGTAGGCTTACGAGGTAAAAATGAGACAATGGCAATCGGTGGGCCATGGAGTCCTTCATTGGATGGTCCTAATCCTGAAAAGGATCCATCGGTTTTAATCAGGACAGCAGTGAGGACTTGTAAAGCGCTTACAGGGATAGATCTCTCCAGCTGCACCCAGTG GTACCGCTTCCTGGAACTCTACTACAGACGTGCAGAAACGACCCACAAGTCGGGGCGAGTGGTGCCCTCTCGCGTTGAAACCGTCATACTATTTCTCCCAGATGTATGGAGCTGTGTACCTACCAAATTGGAATGGGACGGTCTACAACTCAGCTATAAGAAACAACTGGAACGAAAATTGCTGCGTACCACCTCTAGCCCCGACGATTCGGATGCTGCCAATGACACTGATGAGGCTGCCGTCGCTGATCAAAAG gAAGATCCAGTGCCGGAGAAGAAGGACCCCACTCATTATTCTGAACTGGATCCAAAGTCTATGAAT GTAAATGAATTACGTCAGGAATTAGCTGCCCGTAATTTAAATTGCAAAGGTTTGAAATCCCAGCTGCTAGCAAGATTAACAAAAGCAGCGACATTAGAACAAGCTAAAGAAGAAGGACGGCAGGATGATATCGAAGAGAATGAAAAAGACGTTTCACCTTCACCGAAAGAAGAGGAGGATAAGAAATTTAGAGACAAAGAT CATGATGAAGACAGAAGAAAACTTTGTGAACGTGAACGGATAGCCCTTGAAAAACGGTACACGTTACCAGAATCGTCCCATATTATCGTCCATCCTTCCAGAATGGCGAAAAGTGGAAAATTTGATTGCACTGTTATGTCTTTGAGTGTACTTTTGGATTACAGGCCAGAAGATACAAAG GAACATTCTTTCGAAGTATCGTTGTTCGCGGAACTCTTTAACGAGATGTTGATGCGAGATTTCGGTTTCCGCATTTATCGAGCTTTGTGCAGTCTTCCTGAGAAACCCaaagaaaaagatgaagatAAGAAGAAGGATAAAAAGGATGATAAGAGAGATGAGAAAAAAGATGATAAAAGAAAGGACGACGATAAACGTTGTAGGAAAGATGAAAGGAAGGACGAGAAAAGAAGAGAGGGAAGTAAAGATAAAAAGGACGAGAAAGATGCGAAAAGTAAAACAGACGATAGggatagagataaagaaaagaatgaCGATGATGACGACGATGAAGAAGATGAATCtgat GATGACGATTCAGTTAAAGATGGTAGGAGAGATAGAGATAAGGAtggaagaaagaggaaaacgaAACTGTACACGCACGATCCTTATCTCTTActatctttcgtttattttgatCAAACTCATTGCGGATATATATTCGACAAAGATATAGAAGAACTTATTTATACTTTAGGACTGAATTTATCAAGAGCTCAAGTTCGTAAATTAGTACAAAAGGTTGTAACCAGAGATTCTTTACACTACCGTAAATTAACAGATAGATCAAGAGACGATGATccaaaagaagagaagaaagacgATAAGGAAACGGATAAGAATGATTCCGCTAAGGAAGACTACGAAGAAGATATATTGCGTTCATTGGCACTTG gaaataaaaaattgttaccaGTATTTGTCGGAAGTGGCCCGCCGTCGAAGAGGGCACGAAGAGAAGATTCACTTGCGGATCAGTCTGAGGAATCAACTATACCAGAAGGTTTCGTTATGTATAAGGGTTCTTTAGTGGATGTAGAAAAACTTGTTAGTCAATTGAAAAGATCGGAGAAGGCTCGGTTAGACACCGAGGAACGTATGATGGAGTTACAGCACGAGCTTTCAATAGTGAACGAAAAATCTGCTAAACAGACAAATAATATTAAAGCTCTTTCGGAAGActtaaaaatatacaaagacAAATTAAGGAATACGGATGAAAAGCTCAAGAAAGTTTCG gcTGAGTGCTTGTCATATCTTACTGCAGTAAAAAACATGTATCATATAGCAGCAAAAATGATGCAATCTGATACTAAAAAAGTGGAGATTGTAGAGATACAAGATGAAAAGGTTGGTGAAGTAAACGGATCAgaaattgaaacaaaatttaaaaccGACACGAGATGGGGAGACAACAAAGTTccgataaaaaaagaattcataGAAACAGACAAGGACAAGAAATGCGACAATAAAATATCAATCAAGAAAGAAATTACAGAAATTGATAAGGaaaagaagtaa
- the LOC117607336 gene encoding cell division cycle and apoptosis regulator protein 1 isoform X2 → MSNLSPFGGGKNPPWVRNAGQAMGSIGGQPMVQYQQQTQQVYQQSLGLQQPNITMASMATLGSNLPSGIAGQLYPQVATVSYPPPRALNTNAFQPSVAGVPQQVQQNVPSSSTKQRVFTGTVTQVYDNFGFVDEDVFFQTNACVKGSNPVVGDRVLVEASYNPSMPFKWSATRIQVLPMGNNNSNTNTQQSNQTSRQQQQQQQPQQSRTSGTYNAVPPPAENANNRFATSATSANTASNRNKIGRVRERSPRERKNEEEEIERKRRREERIREREKKEERSPSRTRRSKSPRPRRRTRVVPRYMVQIPKIALDLPEADVLEIRRRYQNMYIPSDFFSTNFRWVDAFPPHMPFTLNKPCSFHVMHKDIDPCTENTAVLEPSDADYLFSAKVMLISMPAMEEIYKRCCGVSEDRDPDRDYVHPTRLINFLVGLRGKNETMAIGGPWSPSLDGPNPEKDPSVLIRTAVRTCKALTGIDLSSCTQWYRFLELYYRRAETTHKSGRVVPSRVETVILFLPDVWSCVPTKLEWDGLQLSYKKQLERKLLRTTSSPDDSDAANDTDEAAVADQKEDPVPEKKDPTHYSELDPKSMNVNELRQELAARNLNCKGLKSQLLARLTKAATLEQAKEEGRQDDIEENEKDVSPSPKEEEDKKFRDKDHDEDRRKLCERERIALEKRYTLPESSHIIVHPSRMAKSGKFDCTVMSLSVLLDYRPEDTKEHSFEVSLFAELFNEMLMRDFGFRIYRALCSLPEKPKEKDEDKKKDKKDDKRDEKKDDKRKDDDKRCRKDERKDEKRREGSKDKKDEKDAKSKTDDRDRDKEKNDDDDDDEEDESDDDDSVKDGRRDRDKDGRKRKTKLYTHDPYLLLSFVYFDQTHCGYIFDKDIEELIYTLGLNLSRAQVRKLVQKVVTRDSLHYRKLTDRSRDDDPKEEKKDDKETDKNDSAKEDYEEDILRSLALGNKKLLPVFVGSGPPSKRARREDSLADQSEESTIPEGFVMYKGSLVDVEKLVSQLKRSEKARLDTEERMMELQHELSIVNEKSAKQTNNIKALSEDLKIYKDKLRNTDEKLKKVSAECLSYLTAVKNMYHIAAKMMQSDTKKVEIVEIQDEKVGEVNGSEIETKFKTDTRWGDNKVPIKKEFIETDKDKKCDNKISIKKEITEIDKEKK, encoded by the exons atgagTAATCTTTCGCCATTTGGAGGTGGTAAAAACCCACCGTGGGTTCGTAATGCAG GTCAAGCAATGGGTAGTATAGGTGGACAGCCTATGGTTCAATATCAGCAACAAACTCAACAAGTTTATCAGCAAAGTTTAGGATTGCAACAG ccCAATATAACAATGGCTTCAATGGCAACCCTTGGATCAAACTTACCATCCGGTATAGCTGGACAATTGTATCCACAAGTTGCCACTGTTTCTTATCCACCGCCAAGAGCATTAAACACAAATGCATTTCAACCATCTGTTGCTGGTGTACCGCAACAAGTACAACAAAATGTACCTTCATCGTCTACTAAGCAGAGAGTATTTACTGGCACGGTGACTCAAGTATATGATAATTTCGGTTTCGTAGATGAAGATGTGTTCTTTCAAACAAa tgcATGCGTCAAAGGATCCAACCCAGTTGTTGGTGATCGGGTACTTGTAGAAGCGTCGTACAATCCATCTATGCCATTTAAATGGAGCGCTACTAGGATACAAGTACTCCCTATGGGAAACAATAACAGTAATACTAACACGCAACAAAGTAATCAAACCTCTCgtcaacagcagcaacagcaacagccgcAACAAAGTCGTACCTCAGGAACCTATAATGCTGTGCCTCCGCCTGCTGAAAATGCTAATAATAG ATTTGCAACTAGCGCGACGAGTGCCAATACAGCTAGTAATCGTAATAAAATTGGAAGAGTAAGAGAAAGATCTCCTCGTGAACGAAAAAATGAAGAGGAAGAGATTGAACGAAAGAGACGCCGCGAGGAAAGAATCagagaacgcgagaaaaagGAGGAACGTAGTCCATCGAGAACTAGAAGAAGTAAATCTCCAAGACCACGGCGACGTACTAGAGTTGTACCACGTTACATGGTACAAATACCGAAAATAGCTCTCGATCT ACCTGAAGCAGATGTACTTGAGATAAGGAGACGTTACCAGAATATGTATATTCCTAGTGACTTCTTTTCTACTAATTTCCGATGGGTTGACGCCTTTCCACCGCATATGCCATTTACTCTTAATAAACCATGCTCTTTTCATGTGATGCATAAGGACATTGATCCTTGCACTGAAAATACAGCGGTGTTAGAACCTTCGGATGCCGATTATCTCTTCTCTGCGAAG GTTATGCTGATATCTATGCCTGCCATGGAAGAGATATATAAACGATGTTGCGGTGTATCCGAGGATAGAGATCCAGATCGTGATTATGTACATCCTACacgtttaataaatttcttgGTAGGCTTACGAGGTAAAAATGAGACAATGGCAATCGGTGGGCCATGGAGTCCTTCATTGGATGGTCCTAATCCTGAAAAGGATCCATCGGTTTTAATCAGGACAGCAGTGAGGACTTGTAAAGCGCTTACAGGGATAGATCTCTCCAGCTGCACCCAGTG GTACCGCTTCCTGGAACTCTACTACAGACGTGCAGAAACGACCCACAAGTCGGGGCGAGTGGTGCCCTCTCGCGTTGAAACCGTCATACTATTTCTCCCAGATGTATGGAGCTGTGTACCTACCAAATTGGAATGGGACGGTCTACAACTCAGCTATAAGAAACAACTGGAACGAAAATTGCTGCGTACCACCTCTAGCCCCGACGATTCGGATGCTGCCAATGACACTGATGAGGCTGCCGTCGCTGATCAAAAG gAAGATCCAGTGCCGGAGAAGAAGGACCCCACTCATTATTCTGAACTGGATCCAAAGTCTATGAAT GTAAATGAATTACGTCAGGAATTAGCTGCCCGTAATTTAAATTGCAAAGGTTTGAAATCCCAGCTGCTAGCAAGATTAACAAAAGCAGCGACATTAGAACAAGCTAAAGAAGAAGGACGGCAGGATGATATCGAAGAGAATGAAAAAGACGTTTCACCTTCACCGAAAGAAGAGGAGGATAAGAAATTTAGAGACAAAGAT CATGATGAAGACAGAAGAAAACTTTGTGAACGTGAACGGATAGCCCTTGAAAAACGGTACACGTTACCAGAATCGTCCCATATTATCGTCCATCCTTCCAGAATGGCGAAAAGTGGAAAATTTGATTGCACTGTTATGTCTTTGAGTGTACTTTTGGATTACAGGCCAGAAGATACAAAG GAACATTCTTTCGAAGTATCGTTGTTCGCGGAACTCTTTAACGAGATGTTGATGCGAGATTTCGGTTTCCGCATTTATCGAGCTTTGTGCAGTCTTCCTGAGAAACCCaaagaaaaagatgaagatAAGAAGAAGGATAAAAAGGATGATAAGAGAGATGAGAAAAAAGATGATAAAAGAAAGGACGACGATAAACGTTGTAGGAAAGATGAAAGGAAGGACGAGAAAAGAAGAGAGGGAAGTAAAGATAAAAAGGACGAGAAAGATGCGAAAAGTAAAACAGACGATAGggatagagataaagaaaagaatgaCGATGATGACGACGATGAAGAAGATGAATCtgat GATGACGATTCAGTTAAAGATGGTAGGAGAGATAGAGATAAGGAtggaagaaagaggaaaacgaAACTGTACACGCACGATCCTTATCTCTTActatctttcgtttattttgatCAAACTCATTGCGGATATATATTCGACAAAGATATAGAAGAACTTATTTATACTTTAGGACTGAATTTATCAAGAGCTCAAGTTCGTAAATTAGTACAAAAGGTTGTAACCAGAGATTCTTTACACTACCGTAAATTAACAGATAGATCAAGAGACGATGATccaaaagaagagaagaaagacgATAAGGAAACGGATAAGAATGATTCCGCTAAGGAAGACTACGAAGAAGATATATTGCGTTCATTGGCACTTG gaaataaaaaattgttaccaGTATTTGTCGGAAGTGGCCCGCCGTCGAAGAGGGCACGAAGAGAAGATTCACTTGCGGATCAGTCTGAGGAATCAACTATACCAGAAGGTTTCGTTATGTATAAGGGTTCTTTAGTGGATGTAGAAAAACTTGTTAGTCAATTGAAAAGATCGGAGAAGGCTCGGTTAGACACCGAGGAACGTATGATGGAGTTACAGCACGAGCTTTCAATAGTGAACGAAAAATCTGCTAAACAGACAAATAATATTAAAGCTCTTTCGGAAGActtaaaaatatacaaagacAAATTAAGGAATACGGATGAAAAGCTCAAGAAAGTTTCG gcTGAGTGCTTGTCATATCTTACTGCAGTAAAAAACATGTATCATATAGCAGCAAAAATGATGCAATCTGATACTAAAAAAGTGGAGATTGTAGAGATACAAGATGAAAAGGTTGGTGAAGTAAACGGATCAgaaattgaaacaaaatttaaaaccGACACGAGATGGGGAGACAACAAAGTTccgataaaaaaagaattcataGAAACAGACAAGGACAAGAAATGCGACAATAAAATATCAATCAAGAAAGAAATTACAGAAATTGATAAGGaaaagaagtaa